The Burkholderia cepacia genomic interval GTGGTCGGCGTGCAGCCGCGCATCGACCGCGCGACCGGCCAGCCGTATGCGCTCGAGTTCAGCCAGATCGCCGTCGATCCCGCGACCGGCGCGGTGCAGGGGCGCCGCGAATGGGGCGCGCTGTCGCTTGCGCGGCTCGACCTGATGCCGTTCATCTACCGGCTGCATTACACGCTGCACCTGCCCGTGCGCGGCGGGATCGATCTCGGCACGTGGCTGATGGGGCTCGTCGGGATCGCGTGGTGCGTCGACAGCGTGATCGCGCTGTGGCTCGCGTTCCCCAGCCTGAAAAGCTGGCGCAAGTCGTTCGCGTTCCGCGTGCGGCGCGGCGGTTATCCGCTGGTGTTCGACCTGCACCGCTCGGGCGGCGTGTGGGTGTGGGGGCTGCTCGCCGTCGTGGCCGTCACGTCGGTGTCGATGAACCTCGGCAATGAGGTCGTGAGGCCGCTCGTCACGCGCCTGTCGCCGCTCGCCGAGACGCCGTACACGAATCCCGAACACTTCCCGCCCGCGCCGGCCGGCAGCGCGCCGCTCTCACGCGAGCGGATCGTCGCGATCGCCCGCGACGCGGCGCGCGGCGACGGCATCGCCGCACCGGCCGGCGGGCTGTTCTTCGCGCCGGCGATGAACGTCTATGCAATCGGGTATTTCACGCCCGGCAACGATCACGGCGACGTCGGGCTCGGCAACGCGTGGCTGTGCTGGGATGCGGCCACCGGCCGTCGGGTCGCCGCGGTCGTGCCCGGGCGCGGCTCGGCCGGCGATCTGTTCATGCAGGCGCAGTTTCCGCTGCACTCGGGGCGGATCGCCGGCATGGCGGGGCGCGTGCTCGTCAGCGCACTGGGCGTGATGATCGCGATGCTGAGCGTGACGGGCATCTGCATCTGGGTGAAGAAGCGCATGGCGCGCGCCCGCGCGGCGGGCGGCGGGCGGCGGCTGCGCCGCGTCTCGTGAGGTGAGTGGTGCGGTGAGCGGCGTGGGGGCCGACGCGCTGCCCGTCCGCCAACGGGCGGCGCCCGCCGCTATCCGCCCGCGCGCCTGCGCGCCGGCTGCTTGCCGCCGAGCGCCGCGCATTGTGCGTGGCACGGGCAGCCGATCTCGTGATCGTTGACCATGCCGGTGGCCTGCATCAGCGCATAGCAGATCGTCGAACCGACGAACTTGCAGCCGTACGCCTTCAGCGCCTTGCTGAGCGCGTCGGATTGCTCGGTCGACGCGGGCGCGTCGCGGTACGACTGCCACGCGTTCTGGACCGGCGTGCCGCCGACGAACGACCACAGGAACGCGGCGAGCGACCCGTGCTCTTCCCGGATGCGCTGCACGGCCTGCGCGTTCGCGACCGCGGCCTGCACCTTCGCGCGGTTGCGCACGATGCCCGGATCCTGCAGCAGCTTCTCGATGCGTTGCGGCGTGAAGCGCGCGACGGCATCGACGTCGAAATCCGCAAAGGCGTCGCGATAGCCCGCGCGCTTGTTCAGGATCGTCGACCACGACAGCCCGGCCTGCGCCCCTTCGAGGATCAGCATTTCGAACAGGTGGCGATCGTCGTGCGACGGCACGCCCCACTCGGTATCGTGATAGTGAGCATCCGCTTCAGTCTTTACCCAGTTGCACCGCTGCGACATCGTCTCCCTCGTTTTCAGTGTCGATTCGATCGCGTCAGCATAGCGGAAGCGCTTTTCACGGAACAGCCGGCCGAACGGCAGATGGGCGCGCGGTGTCGATCCGGTTAAGCTTGGCGCCTGTTCGAATCAGCGGGAGGAAGGCATGGCGGCATTACTTTTTGCGATCGGCATCGACGGTGGCGGCACGGGCACGCGCGCGGTGCTGGCCGACCGGCACGGGCGCGAGCTCGCGCAGGGGCGCGGCGGCCCGTCGGGGCTCGGGCTCGGCATCGAGCGCGCGTGGGCATCGATCGGCGCGGCCTGCGCGGACGCGTTCACCCGAGCCGGCCTCGCGTTCGACTGGCCGCAGTGCGCGCTCGGCTGCGGGCTCGCGGGCGTCAACAATGCCGCGTGGCTCGCCGCGTTCCGCGCGCAGGCGCCGCTCGGCGCGCTCGCGGTCGAGAGCGACGCTTATACGACCGTCGTCGGCGCGCACGGCGGCGCGCCGGGGCTCATCGTCGCGCTCGGCACCGGCAGCATCGCGGCGGCGCTCGATGCGGCCGGCGCCTGCCGGATCGCGGGCGGCTTCGGCTTTCCGTCCGGCGACGAGGCGAGCGGTGCATGGCTCGGCGTGCGCGCGCTCGCGTATGCGCAGCAGGCGCTCGACGGCCGCGTGGCGCGCGACGCGCTGGCCGACGCGCTGCTTGCCGAGATCGGCGCAGCGGATCGCGAAGCGCTCGTCCAGTGGTCGTGCGATGCGAACCAGACGATCTACGCGCGGCTTGCGCCGATCGTGTTCGCACATCGCGCGCATCCGTATGCGGCGGCGCTGATCGCGCAGGCGGGCGACGAGATCGGCAAGATGATCGACGCGCTCGATCCGCAGCAGGCGCTGCCGGTCGCGTTGTGCGGCGGGCTGGCGGACGCACTGGCTCCGGCCGTGCCGGCACGCCATGCCGCCCGGCTGCGCGCGCCGCTCGACGATTCGGCGCACGGTGCGCTGCGGCTCGCGCTGAGGTACGCGTCCGGGGTTCGTATTTGAGGCGGCGCGGGGCGGCCGAGCGGCGCCGGCTTGCCGGGGGCGGCGCCCGGCAAGCCGCGCGCGAACCTGACAACTGCCCGACGCGGCCCGGCGCGCGACGCTAGAATAGCGATTCCGCAGAGCCAACCGCGCCTTATCCCGTCCCATGTACAAAGTCATCGCCACCGATCTCGACGGTACCTTGCTGAACAGCGACCACCAGCTCGATCCGTACACGATCGAAACCGTCCGCCGGCTCGACCGCGACGGCCTGCAGTTCGTGATCGCCACCGGGCGCCACTACGCGGACGTCGCAGGCATTCGCGACGTGCTCGGCATCCGGCCGTACCTGATCACGTCGAACGGCGCGCGCGTGCATGCCCCGGACGACACGACGATCCATGCGCAGGACATCGATCCGGCAATCGTCCGCGGCCTCGTGCAGCCGGATATCGTCGGTGCGCACGGCCGCGTGATCGTCAACCTGTTCACCGACCAGGGCTGGCTGATCGACCGCGACGCACCGCACCTGCTCGAATTCCACCAGGACTCGGGCTTCCGCTACGACGTGATCGACATGGCCGCGCACGACGG includes:
- a CDS encoding PepSY-associated TM helix domain-containing protein; translated protein: MTAFLRPWLVRLHRWLGLATALFLFVAGLTGALIAWDHELDAWLNPVFYDARSGGAPLSPLSPLELANRIEAADPRVQVTYLPLGVEPGRTLVVGVQPRIDRATGQPYALEFSQIAVDPATGAVQGRREWGALSLARLDLMPFIYRLHYTLHLPVRGGIDLGTWLMGLVGIAWCVDSVIALWLAFPSLKSWRKSFAFRVRRGGYPLVFDLHRSGGVWVWGLLAVVAVTSVSMNLGNEVVRPLVTRLSPLAETPYTNPEHFPPAPAGSAPLSRERIVAIARDAARGDGIAAPAGGLFFAPAMNVYAIGYFTPGNDHGDVGLGNAWLCWDAATGRRVAAVVPGRGSAGDLFMQAQFPLHSGRIAGMAGRVLVSALGVMIAMLSVTGICIWVKKRMARARAAGGGRRLRRVS
- a CDS encoding DNA-3-methyladenine glycosylase I, whose translation is MSQRCNWVKTEADAHYHDTEWGVPSHDDRHLFEMLILEGAQAGLSWSTILNKRAGYRDAFADFDVDAVARFTPQRIEKLLQDPGIVRNRAKVQAAVANAQAVQRIREEHGSLAAFLWSFVGGTPVQNAWQSYRDAPASTEQSDALSKALKAYGCKFVGSTICYALMQATGMVNDHEIGCPCHAQCAALGGKQPARRRAGG
- a CDS encoding BadF/BadG/BcrA/BcrD ATPase family protein, producing MAALLFAIGIDGGGTGTRAVLADRHGRELAQGRGGPSGLGLGIERAWASIGAACADAFTRAGLAFDWPQCALGCGLAGVNNAAWLAAFRAQAPLGALAVESDAYTTVVGAHGGAPGLIVALGTGSIAAALDAAGACRIAGGFGFPSGDEASGAWLGVRALAYAQQALDGRVARDALADALLAEIGAADREALVQWSCDANQTIYARLAPIVFAHRAHPYAAALIAQAGDEIGKMIDALDPQQALPVALCGGLADALAPAVPARHAARLRAPLDDSAHGALRLALRYASGVRI
- a CDS encoding Cof-type HAD-IIB family hydrolase; this translates as MYKVIATDLDGTLLNSDHQLDPYTIETVRRLDRDGLQFVIATGRHYADVAGIRDVLGIRPYLITSNGARVHAPDDTTIHAQDIDPAIVRGLVQPDIVGAHGRVIVNLFTDQGWLIDRDAPHLLEFHQDSGFRYDVIDMAAHDGTDIAKVLYIGDPADLAVVAEQMRVRFGDALYVTYSLPDCLEVMTANVSKGRALRSVLARLGVDTGHCIAFGDNMNDIDLLETAGHAFMMNNANPDLVARLPHIPRIGNNFDAGVARHLRTLFSLEGDIAGR